Proteins from a single region of Salinibacter grassmerensis:
- a CDS encoding response regulator produces MSVEDNPDTQLLLEHTLQDEYDVTVVSSVEEALDHVATDSFDLLLLDINLSEKNGGVELLRTIRNRENIDDIPAVAVTAFAMPGDRDEFLQEGFDEYVGKPFTRDRLVDTIEDTLPAA; encoded by the coding sequence TTGTCAGTCGAAGACAATCCGGATACTCAACTTCTCCTAGAGCACACGCTGCAAGACGAATACGACGTCACCGTCGTCTCCAGTGTAGAGGAGGCACTGGACCACGTCGCGACGGACTCGTTCGATCTTCTCCTCCTGGACATCAACCTCAGTGAGAAAAACGGAGGCGTGGAACTGCTCCGTACGATCCGGAACCGGGAGAACATCGACGACATTCCGGCGGTCGCGGTCACGGCCTTCGCCATGCCTGGCGATCGGGACGAATTTCTCCAGGAGGGATTCGACGAGTACGTCGGCAAGCCCTTCACCCGTGACCGACTGGTGGACACCATCGAGGATACCTTGCCGGCCGCGTAG
- a CDS encoding protein phosphatase 2C domain-containing protein — translation MSATSRPDSSDGDSLTVEARVWAVSKGDEDMDTYEDAASVRSDAWPVRAAVADGATESAFAGAWAERLTRGVVEQDATTPDALRSAVPEWQAEWRDAVRGRVEGRPWYVEAKAEEGAFATLLGLSLRAGGQWRAVGVGDCCLFRVRGEALVRSWPFDPGETFTNRPALVPSRPSQTLPTPEAASGEWSAGDIFVLATDALAAWLLGVESPVGPATVGAWDEEQFRRAVERGRTENTLRNDDATLLVAHITETPPSDQDAVAPPINHS, via the coding sequence ATGAGCGCCACCTCGCGGCCCGATTCGTCGGACGGAGACTCGCTGACGGTGGAGGCCCGTGTCTGGGCCGTCTCGAAGGGGGATGAGGACATGGACACGTACGAGGACGCGGCGTCCGTCCGGTCCGACGCGTGGCCGGTCCGGGCCGCCGTGGCCGACGGGGCGACGGAGTCGGCCTTCGCTGGGGCATGGGCCGAGCGCCTGACGCGGGGCGTGGTGGAACAGGACGCGACCACCCCCGATGCCCTTCGCAGCGCCGTGCCGGAGTGGCAGGCGGAGTGGCGGGACGCGGTTCGTGGGCGCGTCGAGGGGCGTCCCTGGTACGTGGAGGCCAAAGCAGAAGAGGGGGCCTTTGCCACGCTGCTGGGCCTATCGCTGCGGGCCGGGGGGCAGTGGCGGGCCGTGGGCGTCGGGGACTGCTGCCTCTTTCGGGTGCGGGGCGAGGCCCTCGTGCGGAGCTGGCCCTTCGACCCGGGCGAGACCTTTACGAATCGCCCTGCCCTCGTGCCCAGCCGCCCGAGCCAAACGCTGCCCACGCCCGAGGCTGCCTCGGGGGAGTGGAGTGCGGGCGATATCTTCGTGCTGGCCACCGACGCCCTCGCCGCATGGCTCTTGGGTGTGGAGTCCCCCGTCGGGCCCGCGACGGTCGGGGCCTGGGACGAGGAGCAGTTTCGGCGAGCCGTGGAGCGCGGGCGCACCGAGAACACGCTTCGCAACGACGACGCCACGCTTCTCGTCGCACACATCACCGAAACGCCGCCCTCCGACCAGGACGCGGTGGCACCGCCGATAAACCACTCGTAG
- a CDS encoding ATP-binding protein — MAWSSVLDQDRVVQTLRRALAQERVAHAYLLHGPDGVGKRAVAYEMARALQCPEQADEACDACPTCRKTRRMVHPDVHVNLPHPWSQEKDRDEEDMGKRIRRLGDNPYAAIDYVRRPSLSDPSETSNQQVYYRIDQVRQDIIQPMSLARGEGAYKVNILIDAEKMREEAANTFLKLLEEPPPQTVFLLTTNRPEQLLPTILSRCQQLRFDPLLPETVEQALVDREDMASDEASMLSRMADGSYSRALELAENEALMTSRELVLDYFRAAYTQKVESLDQCIQELKSQGRERVKSVLRLMLRWMRDLLLYRTMGEEAPLVNVDQKEAVARFCNNLPDADLEGMVTLVEEAMELAERNVRVALVLTALAHGLAQAMRGQEVESLYVPLSEAERPLPA; from the coding sequence ATGGCCTGGAGTTCTGTTCTCGATCAGGACCGGGTTGTTCAAACGCTGCGCCGGGCTCTCGCCCAAGAGCGGGTGGCCCACGCCTATCTGTTGCACGGTCCGGATGGGGTGGGCAAGCGGGCCGTCGCCTACGAGATGGCCCGGGCCTTGCAGTGCCCCGAGCAGGCCGATGAGGCCTGTGACGCCTGCCCCACCTGCCGCAAGACCCGGCGCATGGTCCACCCGGATGTGCACGTCAACCTGCCGCACCCGTGGAGCCAGGAAAAGGATCGTGACGAGGAAGACATGGGGAAGCGGATCCGCCGGCTCGGCGACAATCCGTACGCGGCAATTGACTACGTGCGTCGTCCCTCGCTCTCCGACCCGTCTGAGACGTCGAACCAGCAGGTGTACTACCGCATCGACCAGGTGCGGCAGGACATCATCCAGCCCATGAGCCTGGCGCGGGGCGAAGGGGCGTACAAGGTCAACATCCTCATCGACGCGGAGAAAATGCGGGAGGAGGCGGCCAACACGTTTCTAAAATTGCTGGAGGAGCCGCCCCCGCAGACCGTCTTTTTGCTCACGACGAACCGGCCCGAGCAGCTGCTGCCGACGATCCTGTCGCGGTGCCAGCAGTTGCGGTTCGACCCGCTCCTGCCGGAGACGGTCGAACAGGCCCTCGTCGACCGTGAGGACATGGCGTCGGACGAGGCTTCAATGCTATCCCGGATGGCGGATGGGTCCTACAGCCGGGCCCTTGAGCTGGCGGAGAACGAGGCCCTGATGACCAGCCGCGAGCTGGTGCTGGACTATTTCCGAGCAGCCTACACGCAAAAGGTGGAGTCGCTCGACCAGTGCATTCAAGAGCTTAAGAGCCAGGGCCGCGAGCGCGTGAAGAGTGTGCTTCGGCTCATGCTGCGCTGGATGCGCGACCTGCTCCTGTACCGCACGATGGGAGAAGAGGCTCCCCTGGTGAATGTGGACCAGAAGGAGGCCGTGGCCCGCTTCTGCAACAACCTGCCCGACGCCGACCTGGAGGGAATGGTGACGCTCGTCGAGGAGGCCATGGAACTGGCCGAGCGCAATGTGCGCGTCGCGCTGGTCCTCACGGCCCTCGCACACGGTCTGGCCCAGGCGATGCGCGGCCAGGAGGTCGAGTCGTTGTACGTTCCGCTCTCTGAGGCTGAACGCCCACTGCCCGCCTAG
- a CDS encoding tetratricopeptide repeat protein produces MNRSFGTPPSVLWAQVFGLVLAGGVLGTVLVSSARAQSSDTADPELESALVAVDSLRQAGAFQAAQERLQSLREQHPERVPVLWRLVYTYTDLGRSTDDEDLRTQHYENALDAAKDGLATDSTSARAHLAMAVAQGRAALDAGTRERIERSRAVKRHADRALAIDSTLDGAYHTRGRWHREVEDIGFFQRAIVKTVYGGLPESSIDQAVRDFQRALELQNRIFHHLELGKTYLQMDRPDAARRELRAVLERPAEEPFDPAYKNEARRLLDDLE; encoded by the coding sequence ATGAACCGTTCGTTTGGAACCCCACCGTCGGTGCTCTGGGCGCAGGTGTTTGGACTCGTCCTGGCGGGGGGGGTATTGGGAACCGTGCTTGTGTCGTCGGCGCGGGCGCAGTCTTCCGACACAGCCGACCCGGAGCTTGAGAGCGCCCTTGTCGCGGTCGATAGCCTCCGCCAGGCGGGTGCCTTTCAGGCCGCGCAGGAGCGTCTGCAGTCGCTGCGCGAGCAACACCCTGAGCGGGTCCCGGTGCTGTGGCGCCTCGTGTACACCTATACAGATCTCGGACGGTCCACCGACGACGAGGACCTTCGGACTCAGCACTACGAGAATGCGCTCGACGCGGCAAAGGACGGCCTGGCGACGGACTCGACCAGCGCCCGGGCCCACCTGGCGATGGCGGTGGCACAGGGGCGGGCGGCCCTGGATGCCGGCACCCGCGAGCGCATCGAACGGTCCCGCGCGGTCAAGCGCCACGCGGACCGGGCCCTCGCCATAGACTCGACGCTCGACGGGGCCTACCATACGCGGGGCCGCTGGCATCGCGAGGTAGAAGACATTGGCTTCTTCCAGCGGGCCATCGTCAAGACCGTGTACGGCGGGCTGCCCGAGTCCTCAATCGATCAGGCCGTTCGGGACTTTCAGCGAGCCCTGGAGCTACAGAACCGAATTTTCCATCACCTGGAGCTTGGCAAGACCTACTTGCAGATGGATCGTCCGGACGCGGCCCGGCGCGAACTGCGGGCGGTCCTTGAGAGACCGGCCGAGGAGCCCTTCGACCCGGCGTACAAGAACGAGGCGCGCCGGCTGCTCGACGACCTTGAGTAG
- a CDS encoding co-chaperone GroES → MNLRPTASLGLSYFLLRSLYEFTPLFMADLLVVGDRVLIEPQTGEDKTDTGLVLPASVSQQGEVLSGRVVKTGPGYLTQNPEYSESETWKESETPVRYLPLQADPGDYAFFMGNEAIDLRYEDTNYMIVQHNAILALVRGDDTPEEEPSDTTIDDLEDLWDEDE, encoded by the coding sequence ATGAACCTGCGCCCGACGGCCTCGTTAGGTCTGTCGTATTTTTTGCTCCGTTCCCTCTACGAGTTCACGCCTTTGTTTATGGCGGACCTGCTTGTCGTCGGCGATCGCGTTCTCATCGAGCCACAGACTGGCGAAGACAAGACGGACACTGGTCTTGTTCTCCCCGCGTCGGTATCTCAGCAAGGAGAAGTGCTGAGCGGGCGGGTCGTAAAAACCGGCCCGGGCTACTTGACCCAGAACCCCGAGTATAGCGAGAGCGAAACCTGGAAGGAGTCCGAAACGCCCGTCCGGTACCTGCCGCTCCAGGCCGATCCGGGCGACTATGCCTTCTTCATGGGCAACGAGGCGATCGACCTGCGCTACGAGGACACGAACTACATGATCGTCCAGCACAACGCCATTCTTGCCCTCGTGCGCGGCGACGACACCCCCGAGGAAGAACCGTCGGATACGACAATCGACGACCTAGAGGACCTCTGGGACGAGGATGAGTAG
- a CDS encoding vWA domain-containing protein, whose product MPYSAEISRQQPTAILLLLDQSASMQEPFGGAEKTGDAAPSRARVLADTVNDLLQNLVLRCAKEEGVRDYFHVGVIGYGQRVQRLVQPTEEYDPGTGLVPISHLADRPQRMEQRVKEVDDGDGGTTETRVKTPIWFDPQAKNGTPMCQALDLAAQSVRDWIDQHPHSFPPIVLNVTDGEATDGDPLRYAQELRSFATDDGEVLLFNIHLSASEEAPAELPSTTDEVPKDDEYAEVLFQMSSRLPFSMRSAAEQEGYSVTLDTRGFVFNADPVSLVTFLEIGTRPSNLR is encoded by the coding sequence ATGCCGTACTCCGCCGAAATTAGCCGTCAGCAGCCCACCGCCATCCTGCTTCTGCTCGACCAGTCGGCGTCGATGCAGGAGCCGTTCGGCGGGGCGGAGAAGACGGGCGACGCTGCTCCCAGCCGGGCCCGTGTGCTGGCCGATACGGTGAACGACCTCCTGCAGAATCTGGTGCTGCGGTGCGCCAAGGAGGAGGGGGTGCGCGACTATTTCCATGTTGGTGTCATCGGCTATGGGCAGCGCGTACAGCGCCTGGTTCAGCCGACGGAGGAGTACGACCCTGGCACCGGGCTCGTCCCCATCAGTCACCTCGCCGATCGTCCCCAGCGCATGGAGCAGCGGGTGAAGGAGGTGGACGACGGAGACGGCGGCACGACGGAGACGCGGGTCAAAACCCCGATCTGGTTCGATCCGCAGGCCAAGAACGGAACGCCAATGTGTCAGGCGCTTGACCTGGCGGCCCAGTCCGTGCGCGACTGGATCGACCAGCACCCGCACAGCTTTCCGCCCATCGTGCTGAACGTGACCGACGGAGAGGCCACGGACGGCGACCCGCTCCGCTACGCCCAAGAGCTCCGCTCCTTTGCGACCGACGACGGGGAGGTGCTGCTCTTCAATATCCACCTGTCGGCCTCGGAAGAGGCGCCGGCGGAGCTTCCCTCGACCACCGACGAGGTGCCGAAGGACGACGAGTACGCCGAGGTGCTGTTTCAGATGTCAAGCCGCCTGCCGTTCTCCATGCGATCCGCCGCTGAGCAGGAGGGCTATAGCGTGACGCTCGACACGCGTGGGTTCGTCTTCAACGCCGATCCGGTTTCGCTCGTCACGTTCCTGGAAATCGGCACGCGGCCGAGCAACTTGCGGTGA
- a CDS encoding ATP-binding protein, translated as MRLTRRCRGTEARTTHTISVAIRWGMQSSALQDSRIEAHVTHDQDAVMEVEDTGIGTGPEHVPDLLSAFKREPVGINRKYENSGLGLSILKWLTEEVDGTIKVETQKRTQDVLYRLPAPFIRPSLTLRRAW; from the coding sequence ATGCGCCTGACACGTCGGTGCAGGGGCACTGAAGCGAGGACGACTCACACCATATCTGTTGCGATCCGTTGGGGCATGCAATCGAGTGCCCTCCAGGATAGTCGTATCGAGGCTCACGTGACGCACGACCAGGACGCGGTAATGGAGGTCGAGGACACCGGCATCGGCACGGGCCCGGAGCACGTGCCGGACCTTCTCAGTGCGTTCAAGCGAGAACCTGTAGGCATAAATCGGAAGTACGAGAACAGCGGACTCGGCTTGTCCATCCTGAAGTGGCTCACCGAAGAAGTAGACGGCACGATCAAGGTGGAGACCCAGAAAAGGACCCAGGACGTGCTTTACCGCCTGCCCGCGCCATTCATACGCCCTTCCCTAACCCTGCGCCGTGCGTGGTGA